The stretch of DNA ATGATGAACCACACTTGGACTAATCACTCTTCACCGTGTTTCAAGCCTGTTTGAAAGCAAGCATCTTCTTTGGCCTCCTCTGAAAAAAGGAAAATGTTGGAAATAAGACATCCGGTGAAGAATGAAGAGAAATTCAGGACAACAGAGGAGCATGCATGAGTAGATGAATACACGACAGCAATGACACTCAAAATAAGGCATTATTGACTTGTAATCTAAGCAATCATAAGCAATACTAACATCAAACTAACACAAGTAGCAGTAAACTAGTAATTAGCAGCTCCAATAACGCCTGTGAGGACAGGAAGTAGCAGTAAACACTAAACACAGGAAGTAGCAGTAAACACTAAACAGCCATGGCCAACCACATTTGTGTAGTTAGCTAAGTACTAGTAGGAAATGCTAGCTGAACTTGGCGCATATACATAAGTTATTTGAGAACTCTTGGAACTCAATTTTCAATGCTTTGGGCACGACAATGGTGAGTTGGTGACAATAAGACACTTGCCTGAGACATCTCAGCATTGATTTCTTTAAGACAAGCATGCTTAGAACTATGCTTCAACCTGCAAATGGATAACAACCATCAACTTAACTTGTCATGTGGGGGAAGACCTACACTAGGAGGCACCGAGCCCGGGACGTGCGCCGTGCAGCGGAACGGGCTGgcgcgcgcgcggacgccgATCGCGCGGGCACGGCGCATGCGTCTGAGGGCGAGGCTAGTGGCTAGGATTGGAAAGATATTCTTAGTTGTTAAGATATTTGGTTAGCCCTTAGATTGAGGAGTTGTTGCCTCCGTTTGTTAGGCCGCTGGCCATATATATACCCCCTGTAAACCGAATGTTGGGATTAAGCAACATTATTAtctccatctctctctctcattcGCAAGCCCAGGTGCTGAGAGGGGTATAACCTCCGCTCTGGAAGACACGGCACGAGACTACGAGCTACGTAGTCGAGGGCCGGCTACCCTAGATCATCAGGCTCTTGACAACCTGGTATCGGAGCTCCACTCGATCCTCTACCTCCGCCGACGCCGCGACTGTGACTCCCAGCCCTAGCCCACCACCAGCGCCGCCATCCCCGACCCCAGCCGCTGCCATGGCTGAACCTACCACTGCCGACCTCTTGAAGGAGCTCAAGACCATGTCCCACGAACTCACATCCTTGAAGGCCGATATGGCGGCCACGAAGGACAaagcctcgacggccgacagcTCTGACACATGGCATCGTGAGGGGTTTCGTGACCTCAACCTCCCTCCCTGGCCCAAGAAGTGGGATTTTCCCCGCTACGACGGCACCCCCGATCCGCTCCTCTTCCTCAACAAATTCGAGGCGTACTTCCGCCACCACTGCACCATGGCTGAAGAGCGCATGGGCATGGCGTCTTACCACCTGGACGATGCCGTGCAGACCTGGTACACGCAGCTGCTTGAAGATGAGGGTGCTCCGACGTGGGGACGTTTCAAGGAACTCCTGAACCTACGTTTCGGACCACCCCTGCGTTCGGCCCCGCTCTTCGAACTTGCGGAGTGCAGGCGCACGGGAACGGTGGAGGAGTACTCCAACTGTTTCCAGGCCCTCCTGCCACGTGCTGGCCGTCTCGACGAATCCCAGCGAGTCCAGCTTTTCACGGGTGGTCTTCTGCCGCCTCTCAGCCACGCCGTCCGTATTCACCATCCGGAGACGCTGTCCGCCGCGATGGGCCTGGCAGGCCAGGTGGAGCTGATGGAGCGCGATCGGCTGCCGCCACCAACAGCACGAGCCCCGCCGCGTGGGCTGTTACCGGCACCGGCGCCACGGGCCGCgctgcccgcgcccgcgccgcagCTGGCCTTGCTGGCTCcaccagcggctgcaccaccgggTCGCGACGCAGCCAACCCCCGGTGTCTGACACCGGAAGAGATGGCGGAACGACGTCACCTAGGTTTGTGCTTCAATTGTAACGAAAAATACACCCGTGGCCACAACAGGTTTTGCCGTCGCCTCTTCTTCCTTGACGGGGTGGAGATTGACGACGTCGCGCCCACGGACGACGCGGCGGCCGCCGCTGAAGACGTGGAGGCGCCCGTGTTCTCCTTGGATGCGGTCGCGGGCGTGCCCATCGCGGACACGATTAAGCTACCGGTGAATGTCGGCGACGCCGATCTCCTCGCCTTGCTAGATGGAGGCTCGACGCACAGCTTCATTGGCGAGGAGGCGGCGCGGCGCGCGGGCCTCCCGATCCAGTCCAGCCCCCGCATTTCGGCGGTCGTCGCCAACGGCGAACGCGTGGCCTGTCCTGGGGTCATTCGGAACGCAGCGTTCACCATCCACGGCGCAACCTTCCACACCGATCTCTTTGTGATGCCCCTCGCAGGTTTCGACGTGGTGCTCGGCACTCGGTGGCTCGGCACTATGGGCCCCATCGTCTGGGATTTCGCCTCCCGGTTGATGGCGTTCCAGCGCGATGGCCACCACTTCGCCTGGACGGGCGTGGCTTCACCCTCGACAGCGCACCTGCGCACCCTCGCCGCGGCCAGTGGGGCGCTCCAGGACGAGCTCTTGGTCGCCTATGAGGACGTGTTCGGCGAACCGACGGGCCTCCCACCTCCACGTGGCCGCGATCACGCCATCATCCTAAAGTCGGGCTCCGCTCCCGTCGCCGTGCGCCCTTACCGCTACCCCGCGGCACACAAAGACGAGCTGGAACGCCAGTGCGCCACGATGATCGTGCAGGGCGTAGTCCGCCGCAGCGACTCACCGTTCTCCTCACCGGTCTTGCTCGTCAAGAAGGCGGACGGCTCCTGGCGTTTCTGCGTGGATTACCACGCCCTCAACGCCCTCAGCGTCAAGGACGCATTCCCGATCCCCGTCGTCGACGAGCTCCACGGCGCCCGCTTCTTCACCAAGCTCGATCTGCGGTCGGGATATCATCAGGTGCGGATGCGGCCCGAGGACGTCCACAAGACCGCCTTCCGCACCCACGACGGCCTCTACGAGTTCCTCGTCATGCCGTTCAGGCGGTGCAACGCCCCGGCGACGTTCCAGGTGCTGATGAACAACGTGCTTCGACCACTCCTTCGCCGTTTCGTGCTTGTCTTCTTTGACGACATTTTGATTTACAGTGAGTCGTGGACCGACCACCTCCGGCACATGCAGACCATCCTCTCTGTGCTCCGTCAGCACCAGCTGTTCGTGAAGCGCAGCAAGTGCACCTTCGGCGCCCCCTCCGTCTCATACCTCGGCCACGTCATCTCCGAGGCGGGCGTCGCCATGGATCCGGCCAAGGTGCAGGCGATCCACGAGTGGCCGGTCCCTCGTTCGGCACGGGCGGTGCGCAGCTTCCTCGTCCTCGCCGGTTATTACCGGAAATTCGTCCACAACTACGGCGCCCTCGCCGCTCCACTGACGGCCCTCACCAAGAAAGACGGGTTGTCCTGGACTGCGGACGCCGCCGCTGCCTTCGACGCCCTTAAGGCAGCGGTGACAGCAGCGCCCGTCCTCGCCATGCCCGACTTCACCAAGCCGTTCACCGTCCAGTGCGACGCGTCCACCTCCGGGTTCGGTGCGGTGCTGGTCCTCGAGGGCCACCCCCTGGCGTTCTTCAGCCGTCCCGTGGCTCCACGCCACCGCGCCCTCGCTGCCTACGAACGGGAGCTGATCGGCCTGGTGCATGCCGTCCGTCATTGGCGGCCGTACCTCTGGAGCCGGCGCTTCGTCGTCAAGACCGATCACTACTCCCTCAAGTACCTTTTGGATCAGCGCCTCGCCACCATCCCCCAGCATCATTGGGTGGGCAAGCTGTTGGGCTTCGACTTCGCCGTGGAATACAAGTCGGGCGCGGCGAACGTCGTGGCTGACGACCTGTCATGGCATGACACGGAGGAGGGCACCGTTCTGGCCCTCTCGGCGCCTCCCTTCgacttcatcggcaagctgcatGCTGCGCAGCGCCAGGACCCGGCGTTCACTGCCCTCCATGACGAGGTCAGCGCCGGCACGCGCACAGGGCCCTAGGAAATCGCCGACGACCTGCTGCAGTACAACAGGCGCCTGTACATCCCCCGGCATCACCTTTGGCTCGAGATATCATCGAAGCGATTCACGGGGACGGGCACGAGGGTGTCCAACGCACCCTGCACTGCCTCCGGCGTGACTTCCACATCCCCAACATGAAGCAGCTCGTCCAGGACTGGGTTCGCTCCTGTGCCGTGTGCCAGCGCTACAAGTCTGAGCACTTGAGCCCGGCGGGCCTCCTGCTGCCCTTGCCGGTGCCCCAAGGAGTGTGGACCGACATCGCTCTAGACTTCGTCGAGGCGCTGCCCCGGGTGCGCGGCAAGTCCGTCATCCTGACGGTGGTGGACAGGTTCAGCAAATACTGCCCATTCATCCCGCTGGCGCACCCGTACTCTGCCGAGTCCGTCGCTCACGCCTACTTCGCCGAGATCATTCGTCTACACGGCGTTCCGCAGTCCATGGTGTCGGACCGCGACCCCATCTTCACCTCTACATTTTTGGCGTGAACTCATGCGGCTGATGGGCACTAAGCTGCACATGACGACGGCGTTCCACCCACAGTCCGACGGACAGTCCGAGGCAGCTAACCGAGTGATTGTCATCTATTTGCGTTGCTTGACAGGGGATTGTCCACGGCAATGGCTGCGCTGGCTCCCATGGGCGGAGTTCATCTTCAACACCACGTACCAATCGTCGCTGCGGGACACCCCGTTCAGGGTCGTCTATGGTCGGGATCCCCCTCCATCCGCTCCTACGAGCCCGGGGACACGCGGGTTACCGCCGTCGCCAAGAGCATGGAAGAGCGCGCTGAGTTCCTCGCCGATGTTCGCTACCGGCTCGAGCAAGCTCAGGCGGTCCAGAAGCTGCACTACGACAAACACCACCGCCATGTTGCATACTAGGTGGGCGACTGGGTGCTCCTTCGTCTACGCCAGCGTTCCGCTGCGGCGCTGCCTCAGTCCCGCGCGGGCAAGCTGAAGCCCCGCTTCTACGGGCCGTATCGCGTCACCGAGCTCATCAACGACGTGGCCGTCCGCCTGGAGCTCCCGGTCGGCGCGCGTATACATGATGTGTTCCACATCGGCTTGCTCAAGAAGTTCCACGGGCCGCCACCGGATGCACCACCGGCGCTGCCTCCTCTTCGTCACGGCGCCATCGCTCCGGAGCCCGAGCGTGCTGTTCGCTTCTGCTTGGCTCGCGGGGTATGCCAGGCCCTTTTTCAGTGGAAGGGCGAGTCTCCGGCCTCGGCAACCTGGGAGGACATCGACGTTCTCCGTGACAAGTACCCTACCcttcagctcgaggacgagctgagtCTTGAGGGGGGGGAGATATCATGTGGGAGAAGACCTACATTAGGAGGCGCCGAGCCCGGGACGTGCGCCGTGCAGCGGAACGGGCTGGCGCGCGCGGACGCCGATCGCGCGGGCACGACGCATGCGTCTGAGGGCGAGGCTAGTGGCTAGGATTGGAAAGATATTCTTACTTGTTAAGATATTTGGTTAGCCCTTAGATTGAGGAGTTGTTGCCTCCGTTTGTTAGGCCGCTGGCCATATATATACCCCCTGTAAGCCGAATGTTGGGATTAAGCAAGATTATTATCTCCATCTCTCTCTCATTCGCAAGCCCAGGTGCTGAGAGGGGTATAACCTCAGCTCTGGAAGAGACGGCACGAGACTACGAGCTACGTAGTCGAGGGCCGGCTACCTACATCATCAGGCTCTTGACATAACTAGTGATAGCTTACAAAAGTACCTTTTAAAACCACTGAGTTCTTTTTGGAGCTATGTGATATGTGATGCTTACATCAGAATGTGTTCAACCAGCAATGTTTATTTCAGGCTTCTAAGAAAACTACCCTAAAAAATCCTAGCTATCAACAAAGGATGAATATCACCTAAATGGTGCAAGCTATGTGCTTGTACACTGTGGACATCTTTGAACTACTAGGCTAGGTCAATGTGAAATAACAAAGCTAATCCATTAACATTGGGGCAAAAACAGTGGAAAGCATTCTTTGAACCTAAAAAATCAAGTAGTGCTCCTGCCCCGCTTCAGTCCTACTTCGCTTTGCCTGCTCTCCTCCGGGTGGttccatatatatatgaaaCTGCAGAGGCATACAAACTTTAAGCATTTAGTTGAATCTAGGCGCATATGTCGAATTGTGCTCATTTAGTTGAATACAGACTCATAAGGTGATTTAACCCTTCAAAATTGTACTTGAGTGTTGCAAAATAAAGCAGTTTAACTGACTATGGACATATCATTCTCTCACTTCCTATACTGAAAATAGTGAGGCAGGCAACctgacaagaaggacatagctagATAAGCAAAAAGAAGCACACGATctaataaattataaataaagcaTCACTAGATTATTCCATTAGAAAGCTTAAATTGCTCACTCATGATGAGCAGCACACCCCCAATGTCGCAAAATCTTGCTCAGACGACAGAAACAAGTAGGGATGAAACATCTTTCGGTCCAAAGTCAAAAGTTAGTCAAAAGATAGGGTTCAAACACTAACAAGGAGTTAGTCAAAAGTTACAGGttagaagaaaagaaagaaagaaagaaagaaagaaagaaagaaatgagAAAACAAAGAATACAAAACTACAAGCTGTATTTTCTGATGAACAGGTGCTTCATCATTCCAGAAAATACCAAGTTTGAACCATTTCTAGCAGGCCGCAATCATTCTAGACAATACCTTCATCACTTGGAAGTTCATCTGACATTCCTTGGGTTAATCTTGTAACTGGGATAGATACTACAGAAATGGGATAGACAACCTTGTTTGTCCTGCCTAAACTCAAAGCATTTGCCATGATATAACACTAGTACATTGGCACAAtatacaggcggttggtaacatatttctacaggcgttttccgcatccgcctgcgctggaggccagtacaaatcgtccatttccacaggcggtcacttgagagccgccagtataaaccttttacacaggcggctcttaatttatctatttatttatttatttattattttattgttattatttaaatatattgatattggttggtcttctaacatagcaacatgtaatttaaatacttcatcttatacatacatttgtatacatcaaagtttggtgctcaaagacataatatatatatacatcaaagtttgtttctgtACATACGACcaagagtatatccatcatcacacatcatatatatatacatcaaagtttgtttctgtcctctaataaccctctttagtaagtttgagcttactaatctctgttagcactcggaactctggcctggataattgactttcatcatcatgatatttgccttcacgtggaatgacatgcttcatgatgaacgagcagatgtcctcaactatgttgtctaaagcacgttcatccatgcgctccgccgtcccttgcttatatacctgcaaagaaagtttataaacattatatattttatgacttccaactttaatagactattacttatattaccttgtcagggttccttgcatatcgtccgttttctctcatgttctcgcacacgtagtagccacagaggacagataacggtggttgcttcatgcactgtataacaggagagtggttatttaattatagttgcaactgtggtcgtatgtgcatgatttgtattcataatagtaaatttttatacgtaccggccaattatgtataacctccaatggttgccctggtctcttggactcgcactttccatgatttatcttatagaacctgtatgccctatgatctcaaataaAATCACTATGTTATTGTCAatttctcactatgcttaagtatgcatgcatagcttgacttacacctctagcagtttgatgaatggagcatagctttctttcgggtaatctgcggagtctagtaccaacacccttccctccttgggataaatgatgaagcatatccagtgcctcctgctcgaattaaatccatga from Sorghum bicolor cultivar BTx623 chromosome 8, Sorghum_bicolor_NCBIv3, whole genome shotgun sequence encodes:
- the LOC110437539 gene encoding uncharacterized protein LOC110437539; the encoded protein is MAEPTTADLLKELKTMSHELTSLKADMAATKDKASTADSSDTWHREGFRDLNLPPWPKKWDFPRYDGTPDPLLFLNKFEAYFRHHCTMAEERMGMASYHLDDAVQTWYTQLLEDEGAPTWGRFKELLNLRFGPPLRSAPLFELAECRRTGTVEEYSNCFQALLPRAGRLDESQRVQLFTGGLLPPLSHAVRIHHPETLSAAMGLAGQVELMERDRLPPPTARAPPRGLLPAPAPRAALPAPAPQLALLAPPAAAPPGRDAANPRCLTPEEMAERRHLGLCFNCNEKYTRGHNRFCRRLFFLDGVEIDDVAPTDDAAAAAEDVEAPVFSLDAVAGVPIADTIKLPVNVGDADLLALLDGGSTHSFIGEEAARRAGLPIQSSPRISAVVANGERVACPGVIRNAAFTIHGATFHTDLFVMPLAGFDVVLGTRWLGTMGPIVWDFASRLMAFQRDGHHFAWTGVASPSTAHLRTLAAASGALQDELLVAYEDVFGEPTGLPPPRGRDHAIILKSGSAPVAVRPYRYPAAHKDELERQCATMIVQGVVRRSDSPFSSPVLLVKKADGSWRFCVDYHALNALSVKDAFPIPVVDELHGARFFTKLDLRSGYHQVRMRPEDVHKTAFRTHDGLYEFLVMPFRRCNAPATFQVLMNNVLRPLLRRFVLVFFDDILIYSESWTDHLRHMQTILSVLRQHQLFVKRSKCTFGAPSVSYLGHVISEAGVAMDPAKVQAIHEWPVPRSARAVRSFLVLAGYYRKFVHNYGALAAPLTALTKKDGLSWTADAAAAFDALKAAVTAAPVLAMPDFTKPFTVQCDASTSGFGAVLVLEGHPLAFFSRPVAPRHRALAAYERELIGLVHAVRHWRPYLWSRRFVVKTDHYSLKYLLDQRLATIPQHHWVGKLLGFDFAVEYKSGAANVVADDLSWHDTEEGTVLALSAPPFDFIGKLHAAQRQDPAFTALHDEVSAGTRTGP